CGGCCGAAGCCTCCGCGCGGGAATCCATCGGCATCGCTCCTCAATCACTGTCGCTGTATGAAGAACTTTCCGCTCAGGAGAACCTGAAGTTTCTGGGGCAGCTCTATGGTTTTTCCGGAACCAGGCTGAAGGAACGCATCGACTGGTCGCTGGAATTCGCGTCGCTGACCGATCGCCGCGGATCGCTGGTCAGGACATTTTCCGGAGGCATGAAGCGGCGGCTGAACATGGCGGCTGCGCTGATTCATGACCCGAAGGTGATTCTGTTCGATGAGCCCACGGTCGGTGTCGACCCGCAGTCCCGCAACCATATTTTCGACTGTATCGAGCAGCTCAAGCGCGACGGGCGCACCGTGATCTACACGACTCACTATATGGAGGAAGCGGAGCGGCTGTGTGATCGCGTCGGCATCATGGATCAGGGACGAATTCTGGCGATGGATACCGTCGACAGCCTGTTAAAGCAGCACGGAGGTGAATCGGTGGTTGAGGGCGAACTGGATCCGGATTGCGAAACGTCAGCGTGTCCCGGAATTCAGGACGATCGAAAGTTTCAGTTTCGTTCACAGAATCCGCTGCGTGATGTGATGAAGGTTTCTGAATCCGGGGTGACATTCCGGTCCGTACAGATTCGGGAACCTGACCTGGAATCCGTGTTTCTGTCTCTGACCGGTCGCAATCTGCGGGATGCCTGATTGCGGCCGCGGCCGGGGAGTCCCATCCATCACATCCGTCTTCCGATTCGGCACGATCCCATGAAACGCGTTCTTGTTCTGGCATTCAAAGATCTGAAGCTCATCACGCGAGACAAGCTGGGCATGTTTTTCATGCTGGTGTTTCCGATCGTGATGGCGTTGTTTTTCGGGTCGATCATGGGAGGCTTCAGCGACGCCGGCAGCCGGTCGCTGACGGTGGCGGTAGTCGATCTCGACAGGTCAGATTTCTCCGAAAAGTTCGTCAGCGCGCTTTCGGAAAACGATTCCGTCGCAGTGACAGCGATGGAACGAGACTCGGCGATTGACAGTGTCCGAAGAGGAAAGCACGTCGGTGTGATCATTCTGCCGCCGAAATTCGGCAGGACGGCGGGAGTCTTCTGGAAGGAATCTCCCGCCATTGAAGTCGGTGTGGACCCTTCCCGGAAGGCCGAAGCGGGAATGCTTCACGGGCTGGTGATGCAATCGATGGGGCAACTGGTGATGTCTCGCTTTCAGAATCCGGCCGCACTGAAGCCGCTGATTGAGGAATCGAAGCAGCAGATTGCCGCCGACGATTCGATACCGCCGACGATGCGTCCGGTGCTGGCCACACTGATGAATTCGACTCTGGCGATGTTTGATTCGCTGGAAGCCGTCCGGCAATCGGCTGGCAGCGAAGCAGGCAGCGACGACTCGCACCTGAACCCGGCGGGCGGCGGATTTCAGTTTGCGAACGTTCGACAGATCGATGTGTCTCGCCAGGTGGAACCGGGATCTCAGGCGGCGATGCTGCAAAAGGTGCGATCGGGCTGGGACATCAGCTTTCCTCAGGCAATGGTGTGGGCGATTCTGGCCTGTGTCGCCGGCTTCGCAACTCTGATCGTTCGGGAACAGACACTGGGCACTCAGACTCGGCTGCTGGTCGCACCGGTCAGCCGTCCGCAGTTACTGGCCGGCAAGGCAGTCGCCTGCTTCATCTGCCTGGTGCTGGTGCTGACAATGATGACTCTGATCGCGTTAATCCTGGGCATGAGGCCCGAGCGGTGGGATCTTCTGGTGATGGCGATCGGTTCGATCGGAGTCTGCTTCGTGGGTCTGATGCTGCCGCTGTCGCTGCTGGGGCGAACGGAGCAGGCCGTGTCCGGAGCCGTCTGGGGCGTCTGCACCGTGCTGGCGATGTTCGGGGGCGGCATGATTCCGGTGGTCTTTATGCCGCAGTTCGTCCAGAAGCTAAGCAACTACGACCCGGTGAAGTGGGCCGTCTATTCGATGGAAGGCGCGATCTGGCGAGGCTTCACGTTTGGGGAAATGCTGCTTCCGTGCGGCATCCTGGTCGGTGTCGGCGTCGCAGCCGCGGCGCTGGGTTCGTGGATGATTTCTCGGCGGGAGATGTAGCGACCAGTGCCGCTGTTTCACCGGGCTGCTCGCGCCGGGACCATGTCGGATGCGGCAAAGGCTGCGGATCGGCAACCGCACAGTCCGTCTTTGCCCGGTGACGGATCGTGGGTTATTGTGTGCGTCCGCTGTGACGGTCGCCGGGACCGTCGCGCGTCGCCGCCGTCATTGCCACTGAAGCCACCCGTTGATTTCGATCGTCTTCGTTATTCCCACGCTGGACCAGTCCGGGGCCGAGCGGCAACTGACGCTGCTGGCGACAAATCTGCCGAAGGACGAATTCCGGGTTCATGTGATCGCGCTGAATCGAGGCGGCTACTACGCGGCGGAACTGCAGCGGCACGGCATCAGCGTCGACATTCTGCAGAAGCGATTTCGATTCGACCCGCTGACGTTTATGCGACTGAAACACCGGCTGCGCCAGTTGCAGCCGGACATCGTCCAGTCCTATCTGTTCGCTGCGAATGCGTACGTGCGAATGCCGCTGGTCGTTCCCGCGACGTCGCGCGTGATCGTTTCCGAACGCTGCGTCGATTCCTGGAAGAGTGGTTGGCAACTGCGAATTGATCGATGGCTGGTGAATCGTACTGATGCCATGACCGCGAACTCCGCCAGCGTCGCTGCGTTCTATCGCGACACTGTTGGCGTTCCGGAAGACAGAATTCACGTGATTCCGAATGCCGTGACTCACACCGCGGATGAATCGGCGAAGCGGGATCTGCGAACGGAACTCGGACTGCCCGACGACGTGCGCCTGATCGGTTTTGTCGGACGTCTGGCACGGCAGAAGTGTCTGAAGGATCTGGTCTGGGCGTTTCAACTGCTGCACCAGATCGTCGATCAAAAAGTCGCGCTGGTGCTGATCGGTGACGGTCCGGAACGCGACGCCATCGCGGAATTCGCGGTCAACATGGACTGCCGCGACAAGTTGTACCTGACCGGACATCGCGACGACGCGGCTCAGTTGATCGCGGATCTGGACGTGTTCTGTCTGCCGAGTTCGTTTGAAGGCATGTCGAACAGTCTGATGGAAGCCATGGCGTGCGGAGTTCCGGTTGCCGTCAGCGACATTCCCGCGAATCTGGAACTGGTCACGGATGGAGAAACCGGGCTGACGTTTCCGCTGGGGAATTCTCCGGAACTGGCGAAAGTTCTGAAACGGCTGCTGACCGACGCGAAATTGTCCCAACGTTTGTCCGGCGCTGCGAAGAAACGGATCGTAGAACACCACAGTGTCGAACAACTTGTCTCCCGTCATCGGAATCTTTACCGACAACTGCTGCACGGCCGGACAAGGCAATGACACGATCCGACGCAGAAACGCATCAGATCTGAAATCTCAAATCTGAAATTTCAAATCTCAAATCACTGACAACTGACAACTGACAACTGACAACTGAATCCCCCCATGTGCGGAATTTCCGGGGCTGTCTGGTGGCAGCCTGACAAACAGATCAGCCGGCAGACGCTGCAGCGGATGACCGACTGCATTGCTCACCGCGGCCCCGATGCGGAAGGGCATCTGCTGCTGCCGCCGAACGACGCTTGTCCGGTCGGCGTTGCTCTGGGGCACCGGCGGTTGTCCATCATCGACGTCGCCGGCAGTGCTCAGCCGCTTGGCAACGAAGACGGTTCCGTTCAGATCACGTTCAACGGAGAAATCTACAACTACCGCGAACTGCGGGAATCACTGCTGGCTGCGGGCCATCGTTTCGCCACCAACGGCGACACGGAAGTCATCGTGCATCTGTACGAACAGTATGGTCTGGATTTCGTCGATCACCTGCGAGGGATGTTTGTCTTCGCGATCTGGGACGCCAATCAGAAGCAGTTGGTTGTGGCTCGCGATCGTCTGGGACAGAAGCCGCTGTTCTATCGTCTCGAAGACGGCCGGCTGGCGTTTGCGAGTGAACTG
This Planctomycetaceae bacterium DNA region includes the following protein-coding sequences:
- a CDS encoding ABC transporter ATP-binding protein; this encodes MIDVSNISRSFGSIRAVDSVCLQINAGEAFGLLGPNGAGKTTTLSMMVGMLKPDSGTVRVGGADPAEASARESIGIAPQSLSLYEELSAQENLKFLGQLYGFSGTRLKERIDWSLEFASLTDRRGSLVRTFSGGMKRRLNMAAALIHDPKVILFDEPTVGVDPQSRNHIFDCIEQLKRDGRTVIYTTHYMEEAERLCDRVGIMDQGRILAMDTVDSLLKQHGGESVVEGELDPDCETSACPGIQDDRKFQFRSQNPLRDVMKVSESGVTFRSVQIREPDLESVFLSLTGRNLRDA
- a CDS encoding ABC transporter permease; this encodes MKRVLVLAFKDLKLITRDKLGMFFMLVFPIVMALFFGSIMGGFSDAGSRSLTVAVVDLDRSDFSEKFVSALSENDSVAVTAMERDSAIDSVRRGKHVGVIILPPKFGRTAGVFWKESPAIEVGVDPSRKAEAGMLHGLVMQSMGQLVMSRFQNPAALKPLIEESKQQIAADDSIPPTMRPVLATLMNSTLAMFDSLEAVRQSAGSEAGSDDSHLNPAGGGFQFANVRQIDVSRQVEPGSQAAMLQKVRSGWDISFPQAMVWAILACVAGFATLIVREQTLGTQTRLLVAPVSRPQLLAGKAVACFICLVLVLTMMTLIALILGMRPERWDLLVMAIGSIGVCFVGLMLPLSLLGRTEQAVSGAVWGVCTVLAMFGGGMIPVVFMPQFVQKLSNYDPVKWAVYSMEGAIWRGFTFGEMLLPCGILVGVGVAAAALGSWMISRREM
- a CDS encoding glycosyltransferase, with the translated sequence MISIVFVIPTLDQSGAERQLTLLATNLPKDEFRVHVIALNRGGYYAAELQRHGISVDILQKRFRFDPLTFMRLKHRLRQLQPDIVQSYLFAANAYVRMPLVVPATSRVIVSERCVDSWKSGWQLRIDRWLVNRTDAMTANSASVAAFYRDTVGVPEDRIHVIPNAVTHTADESAKRDLRTELGLPDDVRLIGFVGRLARQKCLKDLVWAFQLLHQIVDQKVALVLIGDGPERDAIAEFAVNMDCRDKLYLTGHRDDAAQLIADLDVFCLPSSFEGMSNSLMEAMACGVPVAVSDIPANLELVTDGETGLTFPLGNSPELAKVLKRLLTDAKLSQRLSGAAKKRIVEHHSVEQLVSRHRNLYRQLLHGRTRQ